Proteins encoded within one genomic window of Terriglobia bacterium:
- the rpsT gene encoding 30S ribosomal protein S20, with the protein MANHFSALKRARQTEKRTAANRANKSRLRSALRKFRTALSAGNREQAETGYRETTSVLDKAVQKGVLHKNTASRYKSRLGKRLNAVGKTSS; encoded by the coding sequence ATGGCAAATCACTTCTCGGCCCTGAAACGCGCCCGGCAGACGGAAAAGCGCACCGCCGCCAATCGCGCCAACAAGTCGCGCCTGCGCAGCGCGCTGCGCAAATTCCGGACGGCGCTGAGCGCCGGCAATCGTGAACAGGCGGAAACGGGATATCGCGAGACGACATCCGTGCTGGACAAGGCGGTGCAGAAGGGCGTGCTGCACAAGAATACGGCATCACGGTATAAGTCGCGGCTGGGCAAGCGGCTGAACGCGGTGGGGAAAACAAGCTCTTAG
- a CDS encoding arylamine N-acetyltransferase, producing the protein MKLDSYLARISYSGPLAPTLETLRALHYAHLLAVPFENLDVHRGVPIVLDQERLYDKIVLHRRGGFCYELNSLFAALLGQLGFKVTLFSARVPIEENRVGPEFDHLTLRVDLETPWLADVGFGESFIEPLPLLPNAEQYQRNVFYCLDTRDDRWRVLRYSPEPGSQRGVAVQTDSACEWRMLYDFTLQPRQISDFYAMCHHHQTSPQSHFTRNRVCSILTPMGRVTLTDARLVITESATRREISLISTEQYDTALQQYFGIRLDAAQTTAV; encoded by the coding sequence TTGAAGCTCGATTCCTATCTCGCCCGCATCTCCTACTCCGGCCCGCTGGCGCCGACGCTGGAAACTCTCCGTGCCCTTCACTACGCCCACCTGCTCGCCGTGCCCTTCGAAAACCTCGACGTCCATCGCGGCGTGCCCATCGTCCTCGACCAGGAGCGACTCTACGACAAGATCGTTCTCCACCGCCGCGGCGGCTTCTGTTACGAGCTGAACAGCCTCTTCGCCGCGCTCCTGGGACAACTCGGTTTCAAGGTAACTCTGTTCTCCGCCCGCGTGCCCATCGAGGAGAACCGCGTCGGGCCCGAGTTCGACCACCTCACCCTGCGCGTCGACCTCGAAACCCCCTGGCTCGCCGACGTCGGATTTGGCGAGTCTTTCATTGAGCCGCTCCCGCTGTTGCCCAACGCCGAACAGTATCAGCGCAACGTCTTCTACTGCCTCGATACTCGCGATGACCGCTGGCGCGTGCTGCGCTACTCACCCGAACCCGGCAGCCAGCGCGGCGTCGCGGTGCAAACCGACTCAGCCTGCGAATGGAGAATGCTCTATGACTTCACGCTGCAGCCGCGGCAGATCTCGGATTTTTACGCCATGTGCCACCATCACCAGACCTCGCCGCAGTCGCATTTCACGCGCAACCGAGTTTGCAGCATCCTGACGCCTATGGGCCGTGTCACCCTGACCGACGCGCGCCTGGTGATAACCGAAAGTGCCACCCGCCGTGAAATCTCCCTCATCAGCACAGAACAGTACGACACCGCGCTGCAGCAGTATTTCGGCATCCGCCTCGACGCTGCTCAAACCACTGCCGTCTGA